CGGGCTCACCCAGGACGTCCCACGGACGGGCGGCGGCCTCGTCGGTACGACGTTCGACGTCCTCGCGGAGCGCCCGACCGGCCGACGTGAGCCCGCCGTCGAACAGACCTCGCCCGGTGAGCGACGCTTCGGCTTCCCGCCACTCCTCCTCCGACCAGCCCCGCGCCACACGCATGTAGGCGGGATCGAGGCCCTTGTCCGCGCTGAACAGCACCAACGTCTCGCACGGGTTCAGGTCAGCGGCCACCAAAGCGGCGATGTGGCCGTCACCCCTCGACTCGCGCAACGTCGTGCACGCCTGCCACAACGCGAGGTGGGGTTCGTCGGGAACGGGCAGCGCGCGGTTCGCCGCGGCGAGCACCCGACCCGCGATCGGCGCCGCTTCAGCCGCCTGTCCGGCCAGGTCGGCGGCCTCGGCCACGTCCAGGCTCTCCAACATCCGGCGCAACGCCCGGTCGACGCCTTCCAGCCGTGCCTCGACGAACCTGGCGGGCTCGGCGACCCCCCACGCGTCGGGCAGCGCGCGGGCCACCATGCGCGGGTGGAAGCTGAAGAACGCGGCGGTGACGATCTCCGGCGGCACGGCGCCGAGCGGTGCCGCGCGCTGGGCGAAGTAGCCCATCCAGCCGCCCTTGCAGCCCAGCGCGTCGGTCACCGCCCGCGACTCCGGCGAGAAGTACGTCACGTCGTGGTAGGTCTCGAAGCGCAACCACAGGTCCCGGGGCGTCATGCCCGGCAACTTACCGACGCGTCACGCCTCGCCGGCGAGGTGACGTTCGACCCGCTCCACCTTGGCCGTCAGCTGGCACGTGAAGCCGGGCCGGATGTCGGCCTTGAGCACCAGGCTCACCCTCGGAGCGGTGGCCTGCACAGCCTCCGTCGCCTTCTTCACCACCGCCATCACCTCGTCCCACTCGCCCTCGACCAGCGTGAACATGGCGTTGGTCTCGTTGGGCAGGCCGGACTCCCGGACCACCCGCACGGCCTCGGCGACGGCCGCGGCCACCCCGTCGGACTCCCCGCCGAGCGGGCTGACGCTGAACGCGACGAGCACTGCTGCCTCCTGCGTGTCGGTACCCACTGGTAGCTTCGCCGCATGACGTCGCAGCCGTTGCCGTTCGACCCCATCGCGCGCGCCGCCGAGCTGTGGGAGAAGCGGATCGGCCCGTCGACGGCGATGGCCGCGGTCACCAGCGTCATGCGAGTACAGCAGATCATCCAGTCCGCGGTGGACGCCGCCCTCAAGCCGCACGGGCTGACGTTCGCGCGGTTCGAGGCGCTGGTGCTGTTGACGTTCGCCCGCACGGGCAGCCTGCCGATGCGGGTCATGGGCGAGCGCCTCCAGCTGCACCCGACGAGCGTCACGAACATCGTGGACCGGTTGGAGGCGGACGGGCTGGTGCGCCGCAACCCGCACCCGACCGACCGGCGCACCACGCTGGTGGAGATCACCGAGGCGGGGCACAGCAGGCGTGAGGCCGCCACCGAGGCCGTGACGAGCGTCGACTTCGGGTTGCGCGGGCTGACCGACCGGCAGACCGAGCAGCTGACCGACCTGCTGGCGAAGGTCCGCCGCGCGGTGGGCGACTTCGAGGACTGAGGTAATCCGTTCGACACGCGTCGGGGGTGCCGTCACCCTGCACTCGTGCGGGAGATCAGGGCTCTGGTGACGGTCGGCGGTCGGTACGTGGGCGAGGCCGAGCCGTTCACCGTCGACAGCCCGTGGTGGAGCGACGTGCGTCCGGTGACCGAGCACTTGGACCGGGTGCTGGGCGTGACGACGAGCGTGTTGCGGCTGGTCGGCACAACATCTGGTGGTGCGCGTGACGGCGTGGTGACGTACCAGGTGGAGGCCGACCGCGTGCCGGACGGCTTGTCCTCGACCGGACGTCACGAGTTCCCCGATCACCCGTTGCGGTTGCCTTGGGCGCGTCCGGGTGGTCCCGCGGAATTGGTCGAGTGGGCGAGGCGGCACGTCGACGTGACCGGGTCGCCCGTGCAGGTGAAGACGTGGAACCTGTCGTGCCTGTACCGGCTGCCGACGGCGTCCGGTGCGGTGTGGGCCAAGGCGACGCCGCCGTTCATGGCGGACGAGGCCGCGGTGATCCGGCTGGTGGCGTCGGTCGACCCGTCGTTGGCGCCCGAGTTGATCGCGTCGGAGCCCGGTCGGGTGCTGTTGGGCGAGGCGTCCGGGGTGGACTGCTGGCAGCCGGACGACGAGGTGATCGAGCGGATCGTGCCGCGGTGGGTCGGTGTGCAGGCGGCAGTGGCCGGTGCGCCGAGGTTGCGGGTGCGCGGCGTGCCGGTGCCCGGTTTCGGGTTGCCGGACACGGTGCTGCACGGCGATTTCCACCCCGGCAACTGGCGGTCCGGCGGGGTCGTGCTCGACTGGGGTGACGCGCACTGGGGCCACCCGGCGTTGGACGCGGCGCGGTTGATCGGGTTCGTGGCGCCGGAGGTGCGTCCGGCGGTCGAACGGGCTTGGGTCGACGCGTGGTTGAGCCACTACCCGTCGAGCGACCCGGCGAGTGCGCTGCGGCACGCGCGGCCGGCGTCACACCTCGTGGGCGCGTTGGTGTACCAGGAGTTCCTGGACAACATCGAGCCGAGCGAACGCGTGTACCACCTCGGTGACCCGGAGGCGGAGTTGGCGCGCGCCCAGGCGTTCGCGGTCTGAGCCCCAGTCGTTGAGGGTCTCAGTCGCCGGCGCTCTCAGTCGCCGGCGGTCTCAGTCGCCGGCGGTCTCAGTCGCCGGTGCTCTCAGTCGCCCGCGGTCTGCGCCTCGGCCAGCCGCCCGGTCTTGTTGGCCCAGCGCTCGAACACCACGGTGCCGAACGGCGGGATGCTCGCGAGCAGGCCGAAGATCAGCGTCCGGCGGTCCCAGCGCTGCGCCAGCATCAGCGTGACGAGGATGTAGCCGACGAAGATCACACCGTGCACCGGGCCGAAGATCTTCACGCCGATCTCGTTCCCGACCACGACGTACTTGAAGAACATGCCGATCAGCAGACCGGCCCACGACACCGCCTCTGCCATGGCGAGGAGCCGGAACCGACCAACAGCGCTGCTAAACATGGCTCCCATTGTGGCCAGTGACCGCCCTCACCAGCCCTCCACCCCCCCGTGAGTCCTACGTTCACGTCCCGTGAACGTAGGACTCACGGGTGGGTCAGTCTTCCCAGCGGAAGAGGCGGACGGCCAGGAAGCCGACCACGAGGGTGAAGCCGATCAGGACGGCGGACGGGACCAGGAGGGCTTCGACGCCCTTGCCCCGGACCAGGACGTCCAGCATGCCGTCGTTCATGTGCCGCAACGGGAACACGTTGGAGACGGCCTGGAGCCAGCCTGGCGCGTTCTCCACCGGGAAGAACGTGCCGGACAGGAACGCCATCGGCAGGATGATGATGTTCGCCGCGCCGGACGCCGCCTCCTCCGTCTTGCAGAACGCCCCGACGAGCATGCCGATCGCGAAGAACGCCGTGGTGCCCAGCACCAGCAACGGCAGCGCCAGGTACCACTGGCCGGTCAGCTTGAGCCCGAACAGGGGCAGCATCGCGACCGCGACGAACACGATCCCCTGCGCCACCGCCGTGCCCACGCTCACCAGCACGCGGGACGAGAGGACCGTCATCGCGCTCACCGGAGCCAGCCGGATCCGCCGCAGCACCTGCTTCTTCCGCCACGAC
This is a stretch of genomic DNA from Saccharothrix ecbatanensis. It encodes these proteins:
- a CDS encoding SCO6745 family protein encodes the protein MTPRDLWLRFETYHDVTYFSPESRAVTDALGCKGGWMGYFAQRAAPLGAVPPEIVTAAFFSFHPRMVARALPDAWGVAEPARFVEARLEGVDRALRRMLESLDVAEAADLAGQAAEAAPIAGRVLAAANRALPVPDEPHLALWQACTTLRESRGDGHIAALVAADLNPCETLVLFSADKGLDPAYMRVARGWSEEEWREAEASLTGRGLFDGGLTSAGRALREDVERRTDEAAARPWDVLGEPGAARFVDLMTPIARRLGHLNEAMRTNPMAIDPVAQLPG
- a CDS encoding MTH1187 family thiamine-binding protein, translated to MLVAFSVSPLGGESDGVAAAVAEAVRVVRESGLPNETNAMFTLVEGEWDEVMAVVKKATEAVQATAPRVSLVLKADIRPGFTCQLTAKVERVERHLAGEA
- a CDS encoding MarR family winged helix-turn-helix transcriptional regulator: MTSQPLPFDPIARAAELWEKRIGPSTAMAAVTSVMRVQQIIQSAVDAALKPHGLTFARFEALVLLTFARTGSLPMRVMGERLQLHPTSVTNIVDRLEADGLVRRNPHPTDRRTTLVEITEAGHSRREAATEAVTSVDFGLRGLTDRQTEQLTDLLAKVRRAVGDFED
- a CDS encoding phosphotransferase, encoding MREIRALVTVGGRYVGEAEPFTVDSPWWSDVRPVTEHLDRVLGVTTSVLRLVGTTSGGARDGVVTYQVEADRVPDGLSSTGRHEFPDHPLRLPWARPGGPAELVEWARRHVDVTGSPVQVKTWNLSCLYRLPTASGAVWAKATPPFMADEAAVIRLVASVDPSLAPELIASEPGRVLLGEASGVDCWQPDDEVIERIVPRWVGVQAAVAGAPRLRVRGVPVPGFGLPDTVLHGDFHPGNWRSGGVVLDWGDAHWGHPALDAARLIGFVAPEVRPAVERAWVDAWLSHYPSSDPASALRHARPASHLVGALVYQEFLDNIEPSERVYHLGDPEAELARAQAFAV
- a CDS encoding DUF3817 domain-containing protein, which encodes MFSSAVGRFRLLAMAEAVSWAGLLIGMFFKYVVVGNEIGVKIFGPVHGVIFVGYILVTLMLAQRWDRRTLIFGLLASIPPFGTVVFERWANKTGRLAEAQTAGD